The following proteins are co-located in the Bordetella bronchialis genome:
- a CDS encoding LysR family transcriptional regulator, giving the protein MDKLRALEYFVAAANERSFTGAARALNVSVPAVARLVGALEQRLGVALFERTVQGLTLTADGVNYLAVCRPLMEQLDAADEALRGGALRPRGTLVLGTSPILSQHSILPALPAFHARHPDIHIDIRNIDRVTAPEASTAEVLVLYGWPKQPGMVHRHLADTRLLICAAPQYWEKHGVPVSPRDLAQHQCLLFRDHEGTVIDYWEHERDGQVEAVAVNGWLVSSHRDVILDAVIAGQGVARFTDLSIRDPLRMGLLVPVLTDWQTRQSPPINLLYRSNQRRLPRVRLFIEFLTDLFQRLEDERGPELAQQLAAEEPHWYRRRHSRASATPAAAARRASRAG; this is encoded by the coding sequence GTGGATAAGCTGCGTGCGTTGGAATACTTTGTGGCGGCGGCGAACGAGCGCAGCTTCACCGGCGCCGCGCGCGCCTTGAACGTCAGCGTCCCGGCCGTTGCCCGCCTGGTGGGCGCGCTGGAGCAGCGCCTGGGCGTTGCCCTGTTCGAGCGCACGGTGCAGGGGCTGACCCTGACCGCCGACGGCGTGAATTACCTGGCGGTGTGCCGTCCGCTGATGGAGCAGCTGGATGCGGCGGACGAGGCGCTGCGCGGCGGCGCCTTGCGGCCGCGCGGCACGCTGGTGCTGGGGACGTCGCCCATTCTTTCGCAGCACTCCATCCTGCCCGCTTTGCCGGCCTTCCATGCGCGGCATCCGGACATCCATATCGACATCCGCAACATCGACCGCGTCACGGCGCCGGAGGCCAGCACCGCCGAAGTCCTGGTGCTGTACGGCTGGCCCAAGCAGCCGGGCATGGTCCATCGCCATCTGGCCGACACCCGGCTGCTGATCTGCGCCGCGCCGCAATACTGGGAAAAGCATGGCGTGCCTGTCTCGCCGCGCGACCTCGCGCAGCACCAATGCCTGCTGTTCCGCGACCACGAGGGCACGGTCATCGACTACTGGGAGCACGAGCGCGACGGCCAGGTCGAGGCGGTGGCGGTCAACGGCTGGCTGGTCAGCAGCCACCGGGATGTCATCCTGGATGCGGTGATCGCCGGCCAGGGCGTGGCGCGCTTCACCGACCTGTCCATACGCGATCCCTTGCGCATGGGATTGCTGGTGCCGGTGCTGACGGACTGGCAGACGCGGCAATCGCCGCCGATCAACCTGCTTTACCGCTCCAATCAGCGTCGGCTGCCGCGGGTACGGCTGTTCATCGAATTCCTGACCGACCTTTTCCAGCGGCTGGAGGACGAGCGCGGGCCCGAGCTGGCGCAGCAGTTGGCGGCGGAGGAGCCGCATTGGTATCGACGCCGCCATAGCCGCGCGTCCGCCACGCCAGCGGCGGCCGCACGGCGGGCGTCGCGCGCCGGATAG
- a CDS encoding helix-turn-helix domain-containing protein, with amino-acid sequence MEDKVRDNALGERLASFRKLNALTLEQVAERATLTKSYLSKLERGLSSPTIGTLLKLAKALDVSVDQLIGNPAQSSEILLVRAADRVPFSPSRERQGYTYEAIATERLNKAMTPFMMVPPFSVDADPELVSHAGEELIYVVSGDMEVIFADHTVAMTAGDSLYFNASLPHRSRSLGDTPAQALVVVSDPTRRPGA; translated from the coding sequence ATGGAAGACAAAGTGCGCGACAACGCCTTGGGCGAACGCCTGGCGTCGTTTCGGAAATTGAATGCCTTGACCTTGGAGCAGGTCGCGGAACGGGCCACGCTTACCAAGAGCTATTTATCCAAGCTGGAACGTGGCCTCTCGTCCCCGACCATCGGGACGTTGTTGAAGCTGGCGAAGGCGCTCGATGTAAGCGTCGACCAGCTGATAGGGAATCCGGCGCAGTCCAGCGAGATCCTGCTGGTGCGCGCGGCGGACCGGGTTCCTTTCAGCCCGTCGCGGGAGCGGCAGGGCTACACCTATGAAGCCATCGCCACCGAACGCCTGAACAAGGCGATGACGCCGTTCATGATGGTCCCGCCGTTCTCGGTGGATGCCGATCCCGAACTTGTCAGCCATGCGGGGGAGGAACTGATCTACGTTGTCAGCGGCGACATGGAAGTCATCTTCGCCGACCACACCGTGGCCATGACCGCCGGCGATTCGCTGTACTTCAATGCGTCATTGCCGCACCGCTCCCGATCCCTGGGGGACACGCCGGCCCAGGCCCTGGTGGTGGTGTCGGATCCGACGAGACGGCCGGGCGCATAA
- a CDS encoding Bug family tripartite tricarboxylate transporter substrate binding protein, translating into MNSSHRRALFAVLACLAPLTLFPPSVLAGAYPDRAISLVVPFGAGGITDLVARATGKALSEQLGQAVIVENRPGAGGNIAADYIRRAKPDGYTLMFTTMGVLAVNPHTDMKSPFDSQKDFSYISLVANTPHLIAVNAGVAAENLGELIKLAKDKPNSISFGTAGLGSSPYQGMAILQEAQGIRFLHVPYKSGAESVTGVVAGQVDMTFEATPQVMPFVAARKLRALAVANTQRLASAPDVPSTTELGYPGIVSGSVAGLIGPAGLPPDVIETLNAAVAKVVADPAFKDTLLKQGTATASSTPDQFRRLVADEDKRWAKILAGAKEN; encoded by the coding sequence ATGAACTCATCGCACCGCCGCGCGCTGTTCGCCGTACTCGCCTGCCTTGCCCCGCTGACGCTGTTCCCTCCGTCCGTACTCGCCGGCGCATATCCCGACCGCGCGATCAGCCTTGTCGTGCCCTTTGGCGCCGGCGGAATCACGGACCTCGTGGCGCGCGCCACCGGCAAGGCCCTGAGCGAACAACTCGGACAGGCGGTGATCGTCGAGAACCGGCCCGGCGCGGGCGGCAACATCGCGGCCGACTACATCAGGCGGGCAAAACCCGATGGCTACACGCTGATGTTCACCACCATGGGTGTACTGGCGGTCAACCCGCATACGGACATGAAGAGCCCTTTCGATAGTCAGAAGGACTTCAGCTACATCTCCCTGGTGGCCAACACGCCGCATCTCATCGCGGTCAACGCCGGCGTGGCCGCGGAGAATCTGGGTGAGCTCATCAAGCTGGCCAAGGACAAGCCCAACTCGATAAGCTTCGGAACAGCGGGCCTGGGCAGTTCGCCCTATCAAGGCATGGCCATTCTGCAGGAAGCGCAGGGTATCCGCTTCCTGCACGTGCCGTACAAAAGCGGCGCCGAGTCCGTGACCGGCGTGGTAGCCGGGCAGGTGGACATGACCTTCGAAGCGACGCCGCAAGTCATGCCCTTCGTCGCCGCACGGAAGCTACGCGCGCTGGCGGTTGCGAATACGCAGCGCCTCGCCAGCGCGCCGGACGTGCCTTCGACAACGGAGCTGGGCTATCCGGGCATCGTGTCGGGCTCCGTAGCCGGACTGATAGGGCCGGCCGGCCTGCCGCCCGATGTCATTGAGACGCTCAATGCAGCCGTGGCCAAGGTCGTGGCAGATCCGGCATTCAAGGACACATTGCTCAAGCAGGGCACGGCCACCGCCTCGTCCACGCCGGATCAATTCCGGCGTCTCGTGGCGGACGAAGACAAGCGCTGGGCCAAGATCCTGGCCGGCGCGAAGGAAAATTGA
- a CDS encoding aldolase: METMQLKKSEIVSASLKRMESDLRSDKMPLREAVAETCRILYAFGHDSGLSGQITARAETAGTYWTQRLGLGFDEITSDNLLLVDEDLNVLKGEGMPNPANRFHSWLYRARPDINCIVHSHAPHASALAMLEVPLTISHMDTCVLYDQVAFLGKWPGIPVGNEEGEIISGALGNKKAILLSHHGLLVCGASVEEACVLGVMFERAARLQLLAMAAGQIQPIPHDLGAEAQKWVSTPRRYEATFAYYSRRARRELPAL, translated from the coding sequence ATGGAAACCATGCAACTCAAGAAAAGCGAGATTGTCAGCGCTTCGCTCAAGAGAATGGAAAGCGACCTGCGCTCGGACAAGATGCCGCTGCGCGAAGCGGTGGCCGAGACTTGCCGCATCCTTTACGCTTTCGGACACGACTCCGGCCTGTCCGGCCAGATCACCGCGCGCGCGGAGACGGCGGGCACCTACTGGACGCAGCGCCTCGGACTGGGCTTCGACGAAATCACCAGCGACAACCTGCTGCTGGTCGATGAGGACCTCAACGTGCTGAAGGGCGAAGGCATGCCCAATCCCGCCAACCGCTTCCATTCGTGGCTGTATCGCGCGCGGCCGGACATCAACTGCATTGTCCACTCGCACGCGCCGCACGCCTCCGCGCTGGCAATGCTGGAAGTGCCCTTGACCATCTCGCACATGGATACCTGCGTGCTGTATGACCAGGTCGCGTTCCTGGGCAAGTGGCCCGGCATTCCGGTGGGCAATGAAGAGGGCGAGATCATCAGCGGTGCGCTGGGTAACAAGAAGGCTATCCTGCTTTCGCACCACGGCCTGCTGGTGTGCGGCGCCAGCGTGGAGGAAGCCTGCGTGCTGGGCGTGATGTTCGAGCGCGCGGCGCGGCTGCAATTGCTGGCGATGGCCGCGGGGCAAATCCAGCCGATTCCGCATGACCTGGGCGCGGAAGCGCAGAAGTGGGTCAGCACACCGCGCCGGTATGAAGCGACGTTCGCCTACTACTCGCGCCGCGCGCGCCGGGAGCTGCCGGCGCTTTGA
- the nhaA gene encoding Na+/H+ antiporter NhaA, with the protein MRIERRLSNTFKEFAASGKAGGIILILCTLISLGIANSPAGGAYLGFWHAHIAGLSIEHWINDALMAVFFLLIGLELERELYNGELSEFRNALLPMLAATGGIAVPALIHFGLNGGTPTQAGAGIPMATDIAFALGVLALLGSRVPASLKVFLTALAVMDDLGAIVVIGLFYTSDLSFLYLSGALAVFACLVAMNRLMRVMALLPYLLGGALMWFFMLKSGVHATIAGVLLAFAIPYSARQDDEQSPSHRLEHALHKPVTFLILPIFALANTGIVIGSGWASELLTSNSLGIMLGLVAGKPVGIFLFSFAAVSLGLCRLPLDLAWRHVLGAGLLGGIGFTMSIFIANLAFPGQPEAVNASKMAILLASLIAGVVGFAWLKAMGSPTVSDTDPDTLDLEAEETR; encoded by the coding sequence ATGCGCATCGAGCGACGACTCTCCAACACGTTCAAGGAATTCGCCGCATCGGGCAAGGCCGGCGGCATCATCCTTATCCTGTGCACGCTGATTTCGCTCGGGATCGCGAACTCCCCGGCCGGCGGTGCCTATCTGGGTTTCTGGCACGCGCATATCGCGGGCTTGAGCATCGAACACTGGATCAACGACGCGCTGATGGCCGTGTTCTTCCTGCTGATCGGCCTGGAGCTGGAGCGCGAGCTGTACAACGGCGAGCTCTCGGAATTCCGCAACGCCTTGCTGCCGATGCTGGCCGCCACGGGCGGCATCGCGGTCCCGGCCCTGATCCATTTCGGCTTGAACGGCGGCACGCCCACGCAGGCAGGCGCCGGCATCCCGATGGCGACCGACATCGCCTTCGCGCTCGGGGTGCTGGCGCTGCTGGGCAGCCGGGTGCCCGCGTCGCTGAAGGTCTTCCTGACCGCCCTGGCGGTCATGGACGACCTGGGCGCCATTGTCGTGATCGGCCTGTTCTATACCTCGGACTTGTCGTTCCTGTATCTGTCCGGCGCCCTGGCTGTGTTCGCCTGCCTGGTCGCCATGAATCGCCTGATGCGCGTCATGGCGCTGCTGCCTTATCTGTTGGGCGGCGCGCTGATGTGGTTCTTCATGCTCAAGTCGGGCGTGCATGCCACCATCGCAGGGGTCTTGCTGGCCTTCGCGATCCCGTACTCGGCCAGGCAGGATGATGAGCAGTCCCCGTCGCACCGGCTGGAGCATGCGCTGCATAAGCCCGTCACCTTCCTGATCCTGCCGATCTTCGCGCTGGCCAACACGGGCATCGTGATCGGTTCGGGGTGGGCGTCCGAACTGCTGACCTCGAATAGCCTGGGGATCATGCTAGGACTGGTCGCGGGCAAGCCCGTGGGGATCTTCCTCTTCAGCTTCGCGGCCGTTTCGCTCGGCTTGTGCCGCCTGCCCCTGGATCTGGCGTGGCGTCATGTGCTGGGCGCGGGCCTGCTGGGGGGCATAGGATTCACGATGTCGATCTTCATCGCCAACCTTGCGTTTCCCGGTCAGCCCGAGGCCGTCAACGCATCCAAGATGGCGATTCTTCTGGCCTCTTTGATTGCGGGCGTCGTGGGCTTTGCCTGGCTGAAGGCAATGGGATCGCCCACCGTTTCCGACACGGATCCGGATACGCTGGATCTTGAGGCGGAGGAGACCCGGTAG
- a CDS encoding glucan biosynthesis protein D produces the protein MHRRSLLKAATALAACTGLPASFLLASRAYADIADGEAKPFSFERLKDRAKGLAAAPYVDTREVLPPTLADMTPQQFNAIQYDAAHSLWGRKGQLDVQFFHVGMGFRTPVRMHSIDPKTRVAKEVHFRPELFNYDSSGVDVSQLKGDLGFAGLKVFKQPNIDKYDIVSFLGASYFRAVDNTGQYGLSARGVAVNTYAGTVEEFPDFIEFWFETPAQDSTRFVLYALMDAPSVTGAYRFDINCLHDRVIMDIDAHINARKDIKQLGIAPMTSMFSCGTNERRMCDTIHPKIHDSDRLSMWRGNGEWVCRPLNNPERIQFNVFLDNNPRGFGLLQTDHDFKSYQDTVDWYSRRPSLWVEPTTAWGDGAINLMELPTTGETLDNIVAFWNPKEPVKAGQSLHYGYKLHWAALAPVQPTLAQVLATRTGMGGFIEGWAPGEHYPKVWARRFAIDFVGGPLQGMDKNERLESVITVSHGRAQDFQIFALHPEVEGFRAMFDWYPTSDSTEPVEMRGFIRRISDKQVLSETWLYQYFPPPPEKRRYT, from the coding sequence ATGCACCGACGATCACTGCTCAAAGCCGCCACGGCCTTGGCTGCCTGCACGGGTTTGCCGGCCTCTTTCCTGCTTGCGTCCCGCGCCTATGCGGACATCGCCGACGGCGAAGCCAAGCCGTTCAGTTTCGAGCGCCTGAAGGATCGCGCCAAGGGACTGGCTGCCGCGCCTTATGTGGACACGCGGGAAGTCCTGCCGCCCACGCTGGCGGACATGACGCCGCAGCAGTTCAATGCCATCCAGTACGACGCCGCGCATTCCCTGTGGGGTCGCAAGGGCCAGCTGGACGTGCAGTTCTTCCATGTGGGCATGGGTTTTCGCACCCCGGTCCGCATGCACAGCATCGATCCCAAGACCCGGGTCGCCAAAGAGGTGCATTTCCGGCCCGAGCTGTTCAACTATGACAGCAGCGGGGTGGACGTCAGCCAGCTGAAGGGCGACCTGGGCTTCGCCGGACTGAAGGTGTTCAAGCAGCCGAACATCGACAAATACGACATCGTGTCCTTCCTGGGCGCCAGCTATTTCCGCGCCGTGGACAATACCGGGCAATACGGCCTGTCGGCCCGGGGCGTGGCCGTGAACACCTATGCCGGCACGGTCGAGGAATTCCCGGATTTCATCGAATTCTGGTTCGAGACGCCCGCGCAGGACAGCACGCGCTTCGTGCTGTACGCCTTGATGGACGCGCCCAGCGTCACCGGCGCCTACCGCTTCGACATCAACTGCCTGCACGACCGCGTCATCATGGATATCGACGCGCACATCAACGCACGCAAGGACATCAAGCAACTGGGCATCGCGCCCATGACCAGCATGTTCAGCTGCGGCACCAACGAGCGCCGCATGTGCGACACCATCCACCCCAAGATCCATGATTCCGACCGCCTGTCGATGTGGCGCGGCAATGGGGAATGGGTGTGCCGGCCGCTGAACAATCCGGAACGTATCCAGTTCAACGTCTTCCTGGACAACAATCCGCGCGGCTTCGGCTTGCTGCAGACGGACCATGACTTCAAGTCCTACCAGGACACCGTCGACTGGTACAGCCGCCGTCCCAGCCTGTGGGTCGAGCCCACCACCGCATGGGGGGACGGCGCCATCAACCTGATGGAGCTGCCGACCACGGGCGAAACCCTGGACAACATCGTCGCGTTCTGGAATCCGAAGGAACCGGTCAAGGCCGGCCAGTCGCTGCATTACGGCTACAAGCTGCATTGGGCCGCGCTGGCGCCGGTGCAGCCGACCCTGGCCCAGGTGCTGGCGACCCGCACGGGGATGGGTGGATTTATCGAAGGCTGGGCCCCTGGCGAGCACTATCCCAAGGTTTGGGCACGCCGTTTCGCCATCGACTTCGTCGGCGGCCCGCTGCAGGGCATGGACAAGAACGAGCGCCTGGAATCCGTGATCACGGTGTCGCACGGCCGTGCGCAGGATTTCCAGATTTTCGCGCTGCATCCAGAGGTGGAAGGCTTTCGCGCCATGTTCGACTGGTATCCCACCAGCGACAGCACCGAGCCCGTGGAAATGCGCGGCTTCATCCGCCGCATCAGCGACAAGCAGGTGCTTAGCGAAACCTGGCTGTACCAGTATTTCCCGCCGCCGCCGGAGAAGCGCCGGTATACCTAG
- a CDS encoding PIN domain-containing protein, whose protein sequence is MSSILRPLLLRLASQGVYAPVWSARIGQEWVRNAARLWNVPADDVARLWDEMQQRFPDADAGDVLPYETGLRYSDPKDHHVIAAGLAKRARCGLQQPPAVLVTTWNLKDFNRSELRRLGLDVFSPDRLLSRWWEHSAPALRLALADVAADAAALGRTPETLAATLHRERLYRLRALVAQDGDQ, encoded by the coding sequence ATGTCGTCCATCCTGCGCCCGCTGCTGCTACGGCTGGCGAGCCAGGGCGTTTACGCGCCGGTATGGAGCGCGCGCATCGGCCAGGAGTGGGTACGCAACGCCGCCCGGCTGTGGAACGTACCGGCCGATGACGTCGCGCGGCTATGGGACGAAATGCAGCAACGCTTCCCGGACGCCGACGCGGGCGATGTATTGCCCTACGAAACCGGCCTGCGCTACAGCGACCCCAAGGACCATCACGTCATCGCGGCCGGGCTCGCGAAACGCGCCCGCTGCGGCCTGCAGCAGCCGCCCGCGGTCCTGGTCACGACCTGGAACCTGAAGGACTTCAACCGGTCGGAGTTGCGGCGCCTGGGCCTGGACGTTTTCAGTCCGGACAGGCTGCTATCCCGGTGGTGGGAGCATTCGGCGCCGGCGCTGCGCCTGGCGCTGGCGGACGTCGCGGCCGACGCGGCAGCGCTGGGCCGCACACCGGAAACCCTGGCCGCCACGCTGCACCGGGAGCGGCTTTATCGCCTGCGCGCCCTGGTGGCCCAGGATGGCGATCAATGA
- a CDS encoding threonine ammonia-lyase, protein MIDLSAIQSAYQRLQGQVLNTPFSHSRTLSDMLGAEVWLKFENLQFTASFKERGALNRMLNLDAQERARGVIAVSAGNHAQGVAYHAQRMGIPAVIVMPRFTPTVKVANTRRFGAEVVLAGDTFDDAKNHGYALAQERGLVMIHPYDDAHVIAGQGTIALEMLQARPDLDTLVVAIGGGGLISGIAVAAKAIKPDIEIVGVQTERFPSMYEATRGVTLPHGQYTIAEGIAVRTPGELTREIVSRHVDRIELVSEADIEHAIVVLLEIEKTVVEGAGAAGLAAMLRDQAQDSTRFQGKRVGLVLTGGNIDPLMLGELIERGMVRAGRLARVRVDLRDLPGALAHATAIIADAHANITEVHHQRAFTALPVRNVEVDFVLQTRGPEHIAEVIDRLNAAGFAASNHDH, encoded by the coding sequence GTGATCGACCTGTCCGCCATCCAATCCGCTTATCAGCGCCTGCAAGGGCAGGTGTTGAATACGCCGTTCTCGCATTCGCGCACCCTGTCCGACATGCTGGGCGCGGAAGTCTGGCTGAAGTTCGAAAACCTGCAGTTCACGGCCTCGTTCAAAGAGCGCGGCGCGCTGAACCGCATGCTGAACCTGGACGCGCAGGAACGCGCGCGCGGCGTCATCGCCGTGTCGGCCGGCAACCACGCACAGGGCGTCGCCTACCATGCGCAGCGCATGGGCATCCCGGCGGTCATCGTGATGCCGCGCTTCACGCCCACGGTAAAGGTCGCCAACACGCGCCGCTTCGGGGCAGAGGTCGTCCTGGCCGGCGATACCTTCGACGACGCCAAGAACCACGGCTATGCGCTGGCGCAAGAGCGCGGCCTGGTCATGATCCATCCGTACGACGACGCCCACGTCATCGCGGGACAGGGCACGATCGCGCTGGAAATGCTGCAGGCCAGGCCCGACCTGGACACGCTGGTCGTCGCCATCGGCGGCGGCGGCCTGATCTCCGGTATCGCGGTCGCGGCCAAGGCCATCAAGCCCGACATCGAAATCGTCGGCGTGCAGACGGAACGCTTCCCCTCCATGTATGAAGCGACGCGCGGCGTGACGCTGCCGCACGGCCAGTACACCATCGCCGAGGGTATCGCCGTGCGCACGCCCGGCGAACTCACGCGCGAGATCGTCTCCCGCCACGTCGACCGTATCGAACTGGTCAGCGAGGCCGACATCGAGCACGCCATCGTGGTGCTGCTGGAAATCGAGAAAACCGTGGTCGAAGGCGCGGGCGCCGCGGGGCTGGCGGCCATGCTGCGCGACCAGGCACAGGACAGCACGCGTTTCCAGGGCAAGCGGGTAGGGCTGGTGCTGACGGGCGGCAATATCGATCCCTTGATGCTGGGCGAGCTCATCGAGCGCGGCATGGTGCGCGCCGGCCGCCTGGCACGCGTGCGCGTGGACCTGCGCGACCTACCCGGCGCCCTGGCGCATGCCACGGCCATCATCGCCGACGCCCACGCCAATATCACGGAAGTCCACCACCAGCGGGCCTTTACCGCGCTGCCGGTGCGCAACGTAGAGGTGGATTTCGTGTTGCAGACGCGCGGTCCGGAACACATCGCCGAAGTGATCGATCGCTTGAACGCCGCGGGTTTCGCGGCCAGCAATCACGATCATTGA
- the pnp gene encoding polyribonucleotide nucleotidyltransferase: protein MFNKVTKTFQYGQHTVVLETGEIARQASGAVVVSIEDTVVLATVVAAKKAKPGQDFFPLTVDYIEKTYAAGRIPGGFFKREGKPSEKETLTSRLIDRPLRPLFPEGFYNEVQVVLHTLSVNPEIDPDIPAMIGASAALAISGIPFNGPIGAARVGYVDGQYVLNPTASQLKQSKLDLVVAGTETAVLMVESEADQLSEEVMLGSVVYGHEQMQAVINAIHDLVRDAGKPEWDWKPEPKNEALIAAVTAAAQDGLTAAYQIREKQLRTTKLREVYADVQTRLAARAAETGEGVPDSVAVDNILFDLEARIVRGQILNGEPRIDGRDTRTVRPISIRLGVLPRAHGSALFTRGETQALVVATLGTKQDEQIIDALMGEYRDRFMLHYNMPPFATGETGRIGVPKRREIGHGRLAKRALIPLLPAPEDFQYTIRLVSEITESNGSSSMASVCGGSLAMMDAGVPVKDHVAGVAMGLILEDGKFAVLTDILGDEDHLGDMDFKVAGTQQGVTALQMDIKIQGITKEIMQVALAQAREGRLHILDKMRDALGASRGELSAFAPRMLTMKINPEKIRDVIGKGGATIRSLTEETGTQIDISDDGTIVIASVDEAQAKEAQRRIVELTADVEVGQVYEGSVLRLLDFGAIVQVLPGRDGLLHISEIANYRIANINDVLKVGQNVRVKVIEADDKGRLRLSIKAIGGIEQQQGAQGESAPASQSEPQQ from the coding sequence ATGTTCAATAAAGTGACAAAAACGTTCCAGTACGGCCAGCACACGGTGGTCCTGGAAACCGGAGAAATCGCCCGCCAGGCATCCGGCGCCGTCGTGGTGTCCATCGAGGACACCGTGGTGCTGGCCACGGTGGTGGCGGCCAAAAAGGCCAAGCCGGGGCAGGACTTTTTTCCGCTGACCGTCGATTACATCGAGAAAACCTACGCCGCCGGGCGTATCCCGGGCGGCTTCTTCAAGCGTGAAGGCAAGCCCTCGGAAAAGGAAACGCTGACGTCGCGCCTGATCGACCGTCCGCTGCGCCCGCTGTTCCCCGAAGGCTTCTACAACGAAGTGCAGGTCGTGCTGCACACGCTGTCGGTCAATCCCGAAATCGATCCCGACATCCCGGCCATGATCGGTGCCTCGGCCGCGCTGGCCATCTCCGGCATCCCGTTCAATGGCCCGATCGGCGCCGCCCGCGTGGGCTACGTCGACGGCCAGTACGTGCTGAACCCCACCGCCTCGCAGCTGAAGCAGTCCAAGCTGGACCTGGTGGTGGCCGGTACCGAAACCGCCGTGCTGATGGTGGAATCCGAGGCCGACCAGCTGTCCGAGGAAGTGATGCTGGGTTCCGTGGTCTATGGCCACGAACAGATGCAGGCCGTCATCAACGCCATCCATGACCTGGTGCGCGATGCCGGCAAGCCGGAATGGGACTGGAAGCCCGAGCCCAAGAACGAAGCCCTGATCGCCGCGGTGACCGCCGCCGCCCAGGACGGCCTGACCGCCGCCTACCAGATCCGCGAAAAGCAGCTGCGCACCACCAAGCTGCGCGAAGTCTACGCCGACGTCCAAACCCGGCTGGCCGCCCGCGCGGCGGAAACCGGGGAAGGCGTGCCGGATTCCGTGGCCGTGGACAACATCCTGTTCGACCTGGAAGCCCGCATCGTGCGCGGCCAGATCCTGAACGGCGAACCGCGCATCGACGGCCGCGACACGCGCACCGTGCGTCCCATCAGCATCCGCCTGGGCGTGCTGCCGCGCGCCCACGGCAGCGCGCTGTTCACGCGCGGTGAAACCCAGGCGCTGGTCGTGGCCACCCTGGGCACCAAGCAGGACGAGCAGATCATCGATGCGCTGATGGGCGAGTATCGCGACCGCTTCATGCTGCACTACAACATGCCGCCGTTCGCCACGGGCGAAACCGGCCGCATCGGTGTGCCCAAGCGCCGCGAAATCGGCCATGGCCGGCTGGCCAAGCGCGCGCTGATCCCGCTGCTGCCCGCGCCGGAAGATTTCCAGTACACCATTCGCCTGGTCTCCGAAATCACCGAGTCCAATGGCTCTTCGTCCATGGCTTCGGTGTGCGGCGGCTCGCTGGCCATGATGGATGCCGGCGTGCCGGTCAAGGATCACGTGGCCGGCGTCGCCATGGGCCTGATCCTGGAAGACGGCAAGTTTGCCGTGCTGACCGACATCCTGGGTGACGAAGATCACCTGGGCGACATGGACTTCAAGGTGGCCGGCACCCAGCAGGGCGTCACCGCGCTGCAAATGGACATCAAGATCCAGGGCATCACCAAGGAAATCATGCAGGTGGCGCTGGCCCAGGCCCGCGAAGGCCGCCTGCACATCCTGGACAAGATGCGCGACGCCCTGGGCGCCTCGCGCGGCGAACTCTCCGCTTTCGCGCCGCGCATGCTCACGATGAAGATCAATCCGGAGAAAATCCGCGACGTCATCGGCAAGGGTGGTGCGACCATCCGCTCCCTGACCGAGGAAACCGGCACGCAGATCGACATTTCCGACGACGGCACCATCGTCATCGCCAGCGTGGACGAGGCCCAGGCCAAGGAAGCGCAGCGCCGCATCGTCGAGCTGACCGCGGATGTCGAAGTCGGCCAGGTCTACGAAGGCAGCGTGCTGCGCCTGCTGGACTTCGGCGCCATCGTCCAGGTCCTGCCGGGCCGCGACGGCCTGCTGCACATCTCCGAAATCGCCAACTACCGCATCGCCAACATCAACGATGTGCTGAAGGTCGGCCAGAACGTCCGCGTCAAGGTCATCGAGGCCGACGACAAGGGCCGCCTGCGCCTGTCCATCAAGGCGATCGGCGGCATCGAGCAGCAACAGGGCGCGCAGGGTGAATCCGCCCCCGCGTCGCAATCCGAGCCCCAGCAGTAA
- the rpsO gene encoding 30S ribosomal protein S15, which produces MSVADIKKADIVAQFQRAQGDTGSPEVQVALLTARINELTGHFKEHIKDHHSRRGLLRMVSRRRKLLDYLKGRNPDAYRALIEKLGLRK; this is translated from the coding sequence ATGTCCGTAGCTGACATCAAAAAGGCTGATATCGTCGCGCAATTCCAGCGCGCCCAAGGCGATACCGGCTCCCCCGAAGTCCAGGTGGCGCTGCTCACCGCTCGCATCAACGAGCTGACCGGTCACTTCAAGGAACACATCAAAGACCACCATTCGCGCCGCGGTCTGCTGCGCATGGTCAGCCGCCGCCGCAAACTGCTCGACTACCTGAAGGGTCGCAACCCCGATGCTTATCGCGCCTTGATCGAAAAACTCGGTCTGCGCAAGTGA